In the genome of Campylobacter avium LMG 24591, the window CCACATTTTTTTTGCCCTTAAAATTTGTCTTAATCCACTTAAAAATCCACTCGTTTATGCTTTGAACCATTAAATTAGAATCTGTGTAAAGATTTATTTTACAAGGCTGTTTTATAAGCTTTAAAGCCTCGATGATAGCCTTTAGCTCCATTCTGTTATTAGTGGTATTTTGTTCTGCACCAAAACCTTCTTTTTCATAGTTTTTGGCCTCATATTTTAATATATAAGCCCAGCCGCCAATGCCTGGATTGCCAAGGCAAGAACCGTCTGTGTAAAGATTAATCTCTGGCATTAAGCTTTCACCTCATCATTTTTAACCTCATAAAGTATAGCACAAGTTCCAAATTCATAACAAAAAGGACAGTGGTAGAAAAATAAAGGAAGCTGAGTTTTACAAGATGAACAAAAATACGAAAAATCAAGCCTTGCCTTAAAATTCGCCCGAGTTAAAATATAAAGCATTTTAAAATTTGAATTTGTAAAAGTAAAATTTTGCGGCGCTTCTTTTAAGGAAATAGCATAAAAAAATTCATCAAAATTCTTATCCTCAATCAAGTCTTTATTAAAATACAAAAGATCGATTATATTTTCGAGTTCTTGTTTTTCATAGTGCTTAAAATTTTGATATACAAATCTTTTTAACATCTTACCTTTATCTTTTATCTTTGCGAAATTTAAGTCGGCATTTTTTTCTTTCATGAGCAAAATTTTTATGAAATTTTCCTCCTCTTTCGTATCCTCTCCTAACTCAAAAAGGCATAGCAAGGCTTGCAGGGCGTCATCGTATAATTTTAATTTTATATAAATTGTTTTTAAAAGCTTCAAGGCTTCTTTATTTCTGGGGCGAATTTGCAAGGCTTGCAGTAAAACATTCTTACTTTTTTCCAAAAACCCTGCCTTAAAATAAAGCTTAGAGAGTTCTAAAAAAATTTCCTCTTGCTCGTTTTTATCCTTTGTTTTTTCCAAAGCTATTAAATAAATTTGCGCAGCCTTTTCAAATTCGCCGCTCTTGGTAAAAACCAAAGCAAGAAAAAGCAAGGAAGAAAGGTTGAAATTTGAACCTCTTAAAAGCTCCTCATGAACTGAGGCGATTTCAAATTTTTTAACAAATTCCTCAAGCTTTTGCCTTTCGTCTTTATTGGCAAAAATTCTCCACACATAATGGCTAAGCGCAACTATAAAAACCAAAGCCACAAGAACAATAAGTCCGGTTATAGGGTCTCTGTATTCAACGAAGAAAAAATCCATGACAAAAGTATAACCAAAGATTATAAAATTTTACAAAATCCCCTTGACTTAGACTACTCTAATGTTATAATTACACAAAATTTTATACAAGGAGTTAGTATGCAAAAGCAACTTGAAGAGGTCAAAAACAAGGCTAGAATTTCAGCCACAGGCTTTGCCGTAGATAGCAAAAGCTCTAAATTTAAGCTCTTTAACTTCACAAGACATCCGCTTGGAGAAAAAGACATACTTATAGAAATTCTTTATGCTGGAATTTGTCATAGCGATATACACTCGGCTAGAAGCGAATGGGGCGAGGGAATTTACCCTATGGTGCCAGGACACGAGATAGCAGGAAAAGTTATAGCAGTGGGTGAAAAGGTAAAGAAATTTAAAGTGGGTGATTATGCCGGGGTTGGCTGTATGGTAAATTCTTGTAAAGAATGCGAGGCTTGTAAAAGCAGTCAAGAGCAGTTTTGTGAAAATGGCAAAACCGTCTTTACCTACAACTGCTTAGATTATTTTCACGGCGATGAGCCAACTTATGGAGGATATTCAAATAATATAGTAGTAGATGAGGACTTTGCAGTAACTGTGCCACAAAATGCACCACTTGAAAAGGTAGCACCTTTGCTTTGTGCTGGTATAACTACTTATTCTCCGCTTAAATTTAGCAAGATTGGCAAAGGAAGCAAGGTAGGAGTGGCTGGCTTTGGCGGAGTTGGGGTAATGGCTGTAAAATACGCTTTAAAAATGGGTGCTGAAGTTTTTGTATTTGCTAGAAATGAAAACAAAAAGGATGAGGCTTTGAAAATGGGCGTTAAGGCACTTTATACCACGGATAAATTAGGCGAAGTTAAGGAAAAATTTGATCTCATACTATCTACCATACCTACTGCTTATGAGCCAATGGATTATGTAAATTTATTAAAATATGAGGGAGAATTAGCCATAGTTGGCTTACCGCCTACGCAAGATTGCCCTAGTATAAATATAAAATCCTTAGTCTTTTCAGCTGGGAAAAAGGTTTATGGCTCTTTAATAGGCGGTATGAAAGAAACGCAAGAAATGCTTGACTTTTCCTTAGCAAATGAAATTTACCCAGAAACAGAGCTAATCTCAGTAAATCAAATAGATGAAGCCTATGATAAACTTACAAGTGGCAGGGCAAAATTTCGCTATGTTATAGATATGAAGAGCTTAAAATAAGCAAATAGCAAGGATAGCCTTATCCTTGCGTAAATTTTTCTTTCTAAACTTAAATTCACAGCAATAAGTTCTTTACACTAAAAAATAAAGCAAAAAAAGGAATGATTTTTGCTTGTTATGCCTTGCATATATTTTGAAAGGAGATGATATGCAGGTAAATTACAAGACTATAAGTTCGCTTGAATTTGATGTTTTAAGCGGTTCTTACAAGCAGGTTGAAAAGCAAGTTGAGGATACATCATCTAGCTCTTTTTCCTCTCTTTTGGAGGCTAGCTCGAGCACGGATAATAGCAGCGATCCTTACTCTTTATCGGGCAAAAACTACGCAAGTGAGCCTGATAGTATGGCTTCTTTGTCCTTTGGTGGGGATAGCCCTTCAAAAAACTCTTTTTCAAATGATTTTAGCACATCTTTACAAGCCTATAAATTTAGACAAGATGAGCAAAACATTTTAAACAAAAAAGAAGAGGGCTCTAGCACAAACAAAAGCACCTTGGATGAGCTTTTAAACCAAGTTTCCTAAGCTTTAAGCTTAGGATAAGTATTGTTTTAAGACTTCTTTTTCTTTTTCGTTTAAATTTAAGCTTATAAAAACCTCTTCTTCACAAAAAGTAGAATTAAAATTTATATCGTTTTTTAAGCAAGTATGCTTAAATTTGTTAAAATCTTTTATCTTTATCTTAAGGCTTATGCTCTCTTTTAGCTCGAAATTTACAAATTCAGCTTCTTGTATGGCTAAATTTAAGGCAGAGGAATAAGCCCTTATAAGCCCTCCAACACCAAGCTTTATACCGCCAAAATACCTAAGCACCACAGCAGCTGTGTCTATAAGCTCTGCACCTCTTAAGACATTAAGGCAGGGAAGTCCGGCAGAGTTTTTGGGCTCGTTATCATCGCTTTTATCCTCTACTATCTGTTTATTATCATTTAAATATCTATAAGCATACACAAAATGCACAGCCTTTGGATGTTCTTTTTTAAGCTCTTGCAAGAGCTTTTTATACTCTTTAAATTCGCAAAGATAGGCTATGAAGGTTGATTTTTTGATTTCTAACTTAGAATGGGATGTTTTTGCTATCTTTTTCATAGCAAAATGATAGCAAAATTAAGACCTTTTAAATATACTTAGAATGAAAAAGCTTATTTTTTTTAATAAACTTCTTTTTGAATGTAACATTAAATATCTAGCTATATTCTTTCTACCAAACATAACAGCAAAGGAAAAAGGAGTCATTCCTAAGCCATTATTTTCATCTATATTCGCTCCATTTTCAACCAAAAGCTTACACATAGGTAGATAGCCCTTAAAACAAACCCCAGCTAGTGGAGTTTGTCCTCTGTCATTTTTTTCATCAACCCTAGCACCTTTTTCTAAGAGCATTTGTGCTGTTTTATAAGAATTATTATAAGCTGCAAGCATTAGCAAGGTATCGCCCTTGTGAGTTTTTAAATTCACACTAAGTCCTGCTTCTATCATAATCTTTAAATTTTCAGCCTCGTTATTTCTAGCAAAGTTAAAAGCCATATTACAAAGTCTTGCAAAGTGCTTTTCTTCTTCTAAGGAAAGCTCATTCATCATCTTTTATCCTTTAATTTATACTAAGTGCCAATATGGAGGGAGGTTTATTGACACTTAGTATAAATTAGAGTGAGAAAAACTCACTCTAAGGATTATAAGCCTAATGCCTTTTTAACGCCACTTGCGTAATCTGGGCTTATTTTTTCAAAATGAGCTAAGGCTCTATCTATAATGCTTTTTTCAACCCCATCCATAGAAGCAGCTATATTGCTGAAAAGTTGAGCTTTTTGATTATCATTCATTAGATTAAATAAAGCTCTTGGTTGAGTGTAGAAATCATCATCAAGTGGAGCATATCTTTGTGCCGCACCATCTAAAGCTAAATCTGGCTCTAAGTAAGACTTATCTTCTTTAGGGCTATCGCTATAGCTGTTTGGCTCATAGTAAGCTGCACCATTTTTGTATGTATCGCTATTCATCGCTCCGGCTACATTGTAAGTATTTACCTCGCTTCTTGCTCTATTTACAGGTAGAAGATGATAGTTTGTGCCTATTCTATATCTTTGTGCGTCTGGATAGCTGAAAATTCTACCTTGTAACATTTTATCAGGGCTAAAGCCAATTCCAGGAACTATATTAGCAGGACTAAAGGCAGCTTGCTCTACTTCGTTGAAATAGTTTTCTGGGTTTTTATTTAGCACCATTTCTCCTATTTCTATTAGAGGAACTATGCTGTGTGGCCAAACCTTAGTTAAATCAAAAGGATTAAATCCTAGCTTATCAGCTTCATTTTCAGGTAAAACTTGAATTTTAACAGTCCATTTTGGGAAATCTCCCTTTTCTATAGCATTGTAAAGATCTCTTTGGTGAGATTCTCTATCTTTAGCTATTATGGCTTCAGCTTCTGCATTAGTAAGTGTTTTTATACCTTGTTTGGTTTTGAAATGGAATTTCACCCAAAATCTCTCACCTTTATCGTTTATAAGGCTGTAAGTATGGCTACCATAACCATTTACATTTCTATAACTTGCTGGAATTCCTCTATCACTCATAAGTATAGTTACTTGGTGTAGAGATTCAGGACAGAGAGTCCAAAAATCCCAAGCGGCATTGTTGCTTCTTAAGTGAGTTCTAGGATCTCTTTTTTGAGTATGTATAAAATCTGGGAATTTGTAAGGATCTCTTATGAAAAAAGTTGGAGTGTTGTTACCAACTAGGTCCCAGTTTCCTTCTTTTGTATAGAATTTTATAGCAAATCCTCTTACATCTCTTTCAGCATCAGCAGCACCTGCTTCTCCAGCAACGGTTGAAAATCTTAGTATAAGCGGGGTAACTTCGCCTTTTTGTAAAACCTTTGCCTTGGTGTATTTTGAAATATCTTCAGTGATTCTTAACTCACCATAAGCAGCAGAACCCTTTGCGTGAACTGTTCTTTCAGGGATTCTTTCTCTATTTTGGTGAGCTAGTTT includes:
- the rnhA gene encoding ribonuclease HI produces the protein MPEINLYTDGSCLGNPGIGGWAYILKYEAKNYEKEGFGAEQNTTNNRMELKAIIEALKLIKQPCKINLYTDSNLMVQSINEWIFKWIKTNFKGKKNVDLWQEYLNLSKEHRIKAFWLKAHNGHKENERCDFLARNEALKLQKSME
- a CDS encoding ankyrin repeat domain-containing protein, which translates into the protein MNELSLEEEKHFARLCNMAFNFARNNEAENLKIMIEAGLSVNLKTHKGDTLLMLAAYNNSYKTAQMLLEKGARVDEKNDRGQTPLAGVCFKGYLPMCKLLVENGANIDENNGLGMTPFSFAVMFGRKNIARYLMLHSKRSLLKKISFFILSIFKRS
- a CDS encoding catalase is translated as MKKLTNDFGNVVADNQNSLSAGAQGPLLLQDYILLEKLAHQNRERIPERTVHAKGSAAYGELRITEDISKYTKAKVLQKGEVTPLILRFSTVAGEAGAADAERDVRGFAIKFYTKEGNWDLVGNNTPTFFIRDPYKFPDFIHTQKRDPRTHLRSNNAAWDFWTLCPESLHQVTILMSDRGIPASYRNVNGYGSHTYSLINDKGERFWVKFHFKTKQGIKTLTNAEAEAIIAKDRESHQRDLYNAIEKGDFPKWTVKIQVLPENEADKLGFNPFDLTKVWPHSIVPLIEIGEMVLNKNPENYFNEVEQAAFSPANIVPGIGFSPDKMLQGRIFSYPDAQRYRIGTNYHLLPVNRARSEVNTYNVAGAMNSDTYKNGAAYYEPNSYSDSPKEDKSYLEPDLALDGAAQRYAPLDDDFYTQPRALFNLMNDNQKAQLFSNIAASMDGVEKSIIDRALAHFEKISPDYASGVKKALGL
- a CDS encoding tetratricopeptide repeat protein, with protein sequence MDFFFVEYRDPITGLIVLVALVFIVALSHYVWRIFANKDERQKLEEFVKKFEIASVHEELLRGSNFNLSSLLFLALVFTKSGEFEKAAQIYLIALEKTKDKNEQEEIFLELSKLYFKAGFLEKSKNVLLQALQIRPRNKEALKLLKTIYIKLKLYDDALQALLCLFELGEDTKEEENFIKILLMKEKNADLNFAKIKDKGKMLKRFVYQNFKHYEKQELENIIDLLYFNKDLIEDKNFDEFFYAISLKEAPQNFTFTNSNFKMLYILTRANFKARLDFSYFCSSCKTQLPLFFYHCPFCYEFGTCAILYEVKNDEVKA
- a CDS encoding NAD(P)-dependent alcohol dehydrogenase; this translates as MQKQLEEVKNKARISATGFAVDSKSSKFKLFNFTRHPLGEKDILIEILYAGICHSDIHSARSEWGEGIYPMVPGHEIAGKVIAVGEKVKKFKVGDYAGVGCMVNSCKECEACKSSQEQFCENGKTVFTYNCLDYFHGDEPTYGGYSNNIVVDEDFAVTVPQNAPLEKVAPLLCAGITTYSPLKFSKIGKGSKVGVAGFGGVGVMAVKYALKMGAEVFVFARNENKKDEALKMGVKALYTTDKLGEVKEKFDLILSTIPTAYEPMDYVNLLKYEGELAIVGLPPTQDCPSINIKSLVFSAGKKVYGSLIGGMKETQEMLDFSLANEIYPETELISVNQIDEAYDKLTSGRAKFRYVIDMKSLK
- a CDS encoding IMPACT family protein, which produces MKKIAKTSHSKLEIKKSTFIAYLCEFKEYKKLLQELKKEHPKAVHFVYAYRYLNDNKQIVEDKSDDNEPKNSAGLPCLNVLRGAELIDTAAVVLRYFGGIKLGVGGLIRAYSSALNLAIQEAEFVNFELKESISLKIKIKDFNKFKHTCLKNDINFNSTFCEEEVFISLNLNEKEKEVLKQYLS